The Engystomops pustulosus chromosome 3, aEngPut4.maternal, whole genome shotgun sequence region cctgcataaaaaaatcCCTATCAGGTAGTAATAGGAGATTCCAACAGGGGTGTCTAAGGGAATCTCAGTTCTCACATCTGGACGCTAGCCCTGTGTGGATGATAATGTGCATGTGCAGACAAGCCGCCATTGTGATCTAGAACTATAGCAATAATCTTTTAGGGCGCTGTCACATGGGACCTTTTTGCTGCGTTTGAAAAACACTGGCAgcccgttcccgatcgcaggtgttttcatagaaacgctgatgtgaTCGGGCAGCGGCCTGCCCCGATGGGCGCGGtctggtctgcgtttgcaaacgcaacaaAAGGtcccgtgtgacagcgcccttatAGGAAGTCTACCATcttaatccatcctgataaaccatagacattacttatagatccaggcaccgggactgtggtatcttcttatatttgtcatccatggcctccttccttctaatatccacTTTTAAAacgatgttaatgagcctgaaggattcTATGGGGTGTTACCAGGTTTCCTCCGTGCCTCAGATTCATAGGTTGTGATTCATAGGTtagatatatacatatgatatatacatagatatgagatggatagatagatagatataggagatagaaagatagattgatagatatgagatagatattagatagatagatagatagatagatagtcagGACTTACAGGGGGAGGGCTGCAGGACATGAATGAGATAAAGTGAGGTCAGGGCTCAGCTCCTTTGCTTGTTTTGACTAATGGTGGCTACATGGGGGGGGAAAGAGCTGCTACACTGCAATATGTTAGAGTTACAGACATGATAGGGGCAGACTGTGCTCTGCATGGACCCTCTGTAATTCTGGGTGTATTTACCTTTAATGTGTCCTGTTTGCTCTGGTGGAGCCTGGTGTTAGCAGCTCTGACACATGTAGTGcagatcacagcctgcactcggcTACACAGCTCGTTTGGCTCCTCCCCCCCTCTCCCATTGGCTGCTCCCTGTCAGCTGGTCTCCTTCAGTGTGAGAAGGAGGAATCTGCAGTCAGAGATGTAAACTGAGGAGAAAAAGCTGAACCCttctgcgcagactcggccaggggAGAAGGCgagcaggacgggacacagctaccagcagggggagccagcagtCAGCTCAAATCAGGATaactcagtaaggctgcatattttgtaataactGTAAATGGTGAAATTATAGCTTACCGTGCACTGAGCTAAAGTGTGTCTGTCTGCTAtggtggcacaacccctttaaggctcattcAGCACGGGCCATGGTGGCATCCTGGGCTGAAAAACAAGGAGCATCCATAGACCAAATATGCAGGGCGGCTACCTGGGTATCTTCTTTGACGTTTGATAAACATTACCATTTAGACCTACAaaacctctgttttctatcactaagccaaatacttacccaaatacatagAGTTTCCCCTAGTCCCTGCTCTGAGTTTATTCTCAGGGCCACGACACTTGGATATGGGGCTGAGGAAATGCACAGAGCTGTGTCTGTgcccccatagaaatacatgaggaCCTCAGCTAGCACACATGgaaaatgtttgtgtgcatgagagcTTAGATTGACTTCTTTTAGTGAGTATAAAGGCACTAGGTGGCACCAGAGCATCAGATTATAGCTGGCTGGAATTTTTGCATTTCTGTGTCCCCATCCGCAACACAATGTGGTATATTTACTAAgaaccttgcaccagttttccagCGGATCTGcacattctttcatgtgcaaactgcttgcacaggtgtttaagaagtgtccaagacacGTGTTCACACAGAgttataacagcaaaaatacttgataactaacattaatagaatgtctgctttatgttgacatggtttttatACGCATCCTTTTTTTTGTAGGAGGTTATTGGACTTTGAACTTtgcgaaaatgtgaaaaattgcacctaaacgcAAAATCACGCTACTAGGTGCTCTGGTATCAAgtaactttgagaggcctaaataatagtaaaaccccataaattaaccaattatagaaactacgcccctcaacgtatgtaaaacaaattttatgaagtcttttaaccatttcattgttttacaggggttaaaacaaaatcattttgcaattttgaaatttcaatttttttggctaaatgaatgtgtttttcaaaaaaattacacattctcagtggataaaataccaaaacgctccacaaagtttgatacccaatctctcccgagtataataccccatatgtggtggtaaactgctgtatgggcacacgccagggcatcaaagagaagctgcgccattaagagcagattatgcattggcactttttattggctatacaatctttatttttttggcaatttggataaATAAGGTGTTATTTTCTTCaaaattagatgcactttacaaatacttcattttagttggtcattagcttattaatgagattttttaagcaaaacatctttattgtgttttttttacattttcacagACATACTGTtacacaaaataacaaaaacagtAAAACATTCCAATGCCCCCTTCAATTGATTATTCATAGGGAATATATGTGAATATTTTTAATGCATCAACTTAAAAATGGTAACCATTTATTGTTCTGTTAGTAATATACAGAGGAATATATTAATTAGATTTTTCATTATGATAAGTTCTAGGCCTTCAAGAAAAACAACCTGTATTAGTgaatgtaaattttttaaattggttcaGGTTTGTTGAGATGTTAATGTGTGGATATAAAGTGTGAGATACTAATTGGAGCCGTTTATTTCCGGTTGGTTAAATGGGTttgcccacgaaagaaaattcacaaatttcaatcccctagtgtggtttacacaataaagatcattttaacccctttactttacaattttactcagtttggaGTGttcatgatccctgtagtgctgagAGATACAGTGTgctaacaatgtggttagattatcagggtgcaaggtttatattcattgtactagtatctgacacatagaaagagagatgagacagatcagagatgaaatgATGAGATcattgagatgcatattacacagtcagcactgctatacacacactatcagatctgatgagtctccctccctctccccggataaagatcttatctgcctgtagcttttcCAGCACAAAGAgagagtatgtgtgtgtgtgtgtcagctcGTCCTGGATTGCAGGGtcgggggctagaggcagagaggatAGAACAGCACAGCCTCAGACAAGATGACAAGAAGTCAGAAGATCGAGGGTCAACTGATATTGTGTTCACCTGGACTGATAGAGATTGGTtggaattacatctgtgaaatgctgtatttttgttaataacagtgaattagagaatgtggtactttgttatcctgagtatatttaagaaacttgtcttcacgGGAATAGCCATTTAATATTATTCTCAGTACATACACGGAAAGGCCACCTCTGCTGTATAATGAAAGTATTCTCACTGTACAGAGAAATCAAACCAAGTTGTCTGGTCATAttcttctcctggatgtagaagaaCACTGGGAAATTGTGGCTGtaagaaaaaaacacacacaaagcatTTAAAATATGTTTCACATAGATCACTGAACTTatggaggcagatttacttacccggcccattcgcgatccagcggcgcgttctctgcgctggattcgggtccggccgggatttatgatggtagttccagTCCGcaggaatgcctcgaaatacaccggcctatcctggatgaaggtgagtgaaattttcgcgacacaattttttttctaaatgtggcggtttttccgaatccgtcgggttttcgttcggccacgcccccccgatttccgtcgcgtgcatgccggcgccaatgcgccacaatccgatcgagtgcgccaaaatcccggggcaattcaggtacaatcagcgcaaatcggaaatatccgggtaacgcgtcgggaaaatgcgaatcgggcccttagtaaatgacccccatggtgtgtACACACATGCGCAGGAGGCATTGGAAGCTTCAATCACAGATTTAGTGAAAAATGCTAGAATTCTGCTCTTTTATGTGTGGGAAACATGACAGAACACTGATGTAATGCAGGCATATCAAAGCAGCACAGGGCATCCATCATTACACAAATTCAAATCTTAGCAAAGAGAAATAGGTGGAGTTTATATAAATTGTTTTCAACCCTAGTTCCTAGAAATATAagcaaaaataatacattattttaacTTACTAGGATATGAAACAGCAAATATTTAAGTATTGCAGCCTTGGATTGCTCCATTCACACTCtctagaaaaccccttttagtgtttgatcacttttgattagaatttttaggttttttaatataatttatttttttaatatttttgagaCCCCctcagggtactttaactctaggttgtcttatcctaccatactacaatatggtagtatatggggactGATCGCCAcctcccgatgacgtcacggggagcggagatcttcaccaagatggcagtgcccatgccCATGGGCGGGTTGacaccacgatcggtgctagcattgaCCACGGGTGTTCCCGCtaagtgtttgctgtaatatgcagcaaacacttaccgggtATTCACCTGCAGCCGACACGTGACATACTAGTACTACTTCATGcgccggtaaggggttaaagaagagtagatcttgccagagggggcacacaccagtatgtcagtgtccttggtttacaatcattgatactggtgttagatttcctttgagtTATTGTATCTCTACGTTCTTTAATTTTGTATTGAAATAAACTACTAACCTTGTTTATAGCATCTGGCCATGCTTGAGTCTCAAGGCAGAATGCAGAATGCTTAGGATAAACAGCACCACCTTTTCCCCTAAGAGATCCATCCAGGAAATTAGCAGTGTAGAATTGGACTCCAGGCTGAGTTGTACGGACAGTAAGCACTCGGCCACTTGGCTTGTGATGtactctgggaaaaaaaaaagttaaagtacAACACAGGTGAATAAAACTTTACTGAGATGATTATAAATCTAACACATCAAGATGGTGTCCACACAGAGCATACAGTAGTTTCACTGCAAGGAAATGAGTGCCTCTTATTTTCTGTACTTCTGTTATGTGTACTGCAACCAGGTAAAAAGTGCAAGAATTGGGAGAAAAAAATGGGTTTCACAGGATTGCTTCTTCaatgttttttctgttttgttccaAGCCAGAAGGAAATGTATTATTTTCTTTatctgtgtcctgtgtgctattaATACCATGTTTAAAGTATAagtgtaggtgggcactaataaggaaggttccggatttcttaaataaattaatatttatttgtacatccaaaaacatacagatataaaaaagagacctacagacgtctgtgttaaaagttggtctttgtaacaaaaaacaactagcttgaaaaaaaaaaaaaaaaaaaaatatagcgctttagagatatgtcaaaaatttattttaagttaaaaaatggAGAGGAAAAGGTGATATCTCTTTGAAGGGTTCAAAGTTCGGATGCCGTATGAGAGGTAGGTATCCGGGAGGTATTTTAAGTGGCTggcaagatatagggccctatatctgcattGTAAGGCTAAAAATCGGATCGGACCAGTATAAATGACAGGTAATCTTAAATGACTGTAGTCATACACTCACGGTTAGACGGTTCTAGCTTGTTTTCATATTAGACAAAGTTTCTTCGCAATGGAGAATAATGAAAGGCAGTGTGGACTGAGTACACTTTGGCGTCTCCACCGCCGCGTGTGTTGCGCAATGGCGCTCCAAGGTAGGTATTCTGGCGCGAGTCCTGCGTCAAGCAGCAAAGCTTTTGCTTCGTCTTCTCCTTTTGCAGTCCCGGTCAATTGTCTTGCATCACGTGAATGATAGCTGCACACAACGGGGTGCGTCCACCCCAAGCAATAGAGTTTACAACACAGGATATTCTGCTATAAATCTCTTATTGCGTTTTGAGTTCTTGGTGCTTTTTTGTGAGTGGTTGTTAGATGGGTCTCGATCCTATGATTTATAGCTGTAACtgtggctagacgcgtttcagagcAAACAGCTCTTTCCTCAGTAGCCTTTATGGACCTCCTTGTCTTTTCCTCTTTATATAAAAGTGTTCAGGGTGTTTTAGAAAACCTGACCCGAATACCTTGAACTAGAACAAAATTTTGTTTGGCTGGAAACTGTGGACTGGATTTTGGTGACATATCTCTGTCAGAAAAAATTGTTATTTGAATTATATTATGCAGCGAATATGTGCATTCATGTTCTCTTGAACGCTGAGATGTTTGTTTTGGAGACAATATAAGATAACAGGATACTTGGTAAGCTACGTAAACAAGTGTAAACAAGTGTAAACAATATATTTGAAActaaatttaaacagtaactcttAGTGGGCTAAAGAgaccgatatatatatatatagtgtgttcaAAATTTCAATTCATACAATATTATTTAAGATATCTATTGTGAAGATGTTCCATTTGTATAGATGAATCCATATTCATAAATAATATTGTACAAATGGAACATCTATACAAATGGAACATCTTCACAATAGATATCTTAAATAATATTGTATGAATTGAAATTTttaacacactatatatatatcggTCTCTTTAGCCCACTaagagttactgtttaaatttagCTTCAAATATTTTGTTTATACTTGTTTACGTAGCTTACCAACAATTTTTTCTGACAGAGAAAATCCAGTCCACAGTTTCCAGCCAAACAAAATTTTGTTCTAGTTCAAGGTATCCGGGTCAGGTTTTCTAAAACACCCTGAACACTTTTATATAAAGAGGAAAAGACAAGGAGGTCCATAAAGGCTACTGAGGAAAGAGCTGTTTgctctgaaacgcgtctagccacaGTTACAGCTATAAATCATAGGATCGAGACCCATCTAACAACCACTCACAAAAAAGCACCAAGAACTCAAAACGCAATAAGAGATTTATAGCAGAATATCCTGTGTTGTAAACTCTATTGCTTGGGGTGGACGCACCCCGTTGTGTGCAGCTATCATTCACCTGatatctgtatgtttttggatgtacaaataaatattaatttatttaagaaATCCGGAACCTTCCTTATTAGTGCCCATCTACACTTATACTTTATGCAATAGCTTTGACCTTTTCCCATTGGGTGTTTTAGGgataaggtggtagcacataaggacggctagataaatttgataagtgccactaaatcTTTCATATTAATACCATGTTGCCTCAGCACGACATTACCTGGACAGCTACTGAAAAAAGGAAAATAGGATAATCCTCTCTATATTGTCCCTAAAAATCTGTATATAGACATCCCCATGATTATTGTGTGATAGAAGTTTGTTAAATCAACAGAAGTAACTGAAATATGATGAGTGCTAACTCTGGtgaccctgtgtgatacagtccatGCTGTTACATAATACAGAAAGCCTGGTAGCTGAAATGGTTATATCCTTTAGAGAACAGAAATGGGACAACCAATGACATATGAGTTAGAGTCAAATAGAAAGAAATAACTAAAGACAAAGCTGAATTGAATTTATTGAGGGACTGGGGAATaattaaatggaaaataaaataattttgtgcTAGTATAAGCATGACTAAATGTGTAATTTTAAGAGATTTTGGTAGTCACCAAACAAAAAACTCTCAAGAATTACTGATGACTGTTtcttaagtttttttaaaaattctaaataaaaagAAGAGGAAAAAACAATATGCAATGCAAGATTTCTCTGAGAAAAACACCTCGGCAAAGAAATATGGATGCACCTTAAGAACGTGAAGAAATAATGTACTAGTTAGAAGCCCGtttgataaaataataataaaaattgatgGGTGACATTAATCTCAAGACATTAAAATAAGCAATACCTCCCAGGTTGCAGTAATATCCCCTTCTTAGGACCAGGACCACCATATCTCAAATTGTGTAAACTGAATAAAGAGCTGCTGCAGCATCCTGGATATTTACAAGGCTTTTCATCACTATTCATGGTATTATGGATAATCTACACTTCGAATACTTTTTTGTACCTTGTACAATACTGTTGTTTTTCACTGCTCAAACAAAAGTTGTGGTCAAAGCCATTTTCTTTCAGCTTGGCTATCTGACTCCCAAGGTCAACAGGCATCCGTAAGTCAAAGCAGGTTCCTTGAACTGGCAACACCTCTCCTGTAGGAATCATCAGAATTTAGAACAGGAATGGGAAGCCAATGTATAACAGTAAGAAAATTGTACTCATCTCAATAAACAAAGCAGAGATTTTTATTGTTCCTGCCAGAGGATTATAGGACTAGAAAGAATAAACAGGATTTATGACAGGCAAATCCATTATATTCAACTTTAGATGAAAGACCTCATTCCAGGACAGTGTTTAGGTTCCCCTTAGAACAGTGAATAACATTAAACACTATTAATTACAAAGTCAAAATCAAGGATAAATTAGGAAAAAAGGAGTAATATCAAAGGAAAAGAGCAGCTAAATAGAACATCAACATTGAGATAGAATGTATTATGCTTCAGTAGTTTCTTGGTCACGCATCAGATAGGGACCACAAGTTCACATGTCAAAGTGGACAGGATTTGTATAAAATTAAAACCTGAATTGAACCATAAAATCAGTGGCAAAACTGATAGGTCGGCTGCTTACAAACATGTTCAACCCATGAAAACGGAGCTGTTGGTCAAATCCCAAAGGTTGCACACATTATGGGTGtccttatattatatagaatacgATGCATTGACTCATTATTTGCCGGCCAAATTGTTGTACATTATGACTTATGAACACAGTGACTTTTTAACAACCTGAGAAGAGCCTACAACCTGGGAGCTCTAACCAGGTCACAGAAAAGCTGAGGACATCATTTCTCAGATTTCTGTTCAGATATGGCAGTGCATAAAACAATGCACGAAGCAAGTTACATATTGttggttttatttttacacaCCTGAATGAATCAGATTGCAGAGAAAAAGGAAACCACAATTTTTATCTTTTACTAGTTTCCTGTAAAATGCACGGTAAAAGCTAGGCTTGCCGGATGTAATTGAATGCATGACCGTTTCAGCCATGTTGATCTGTTGTAAAAGTAATGATAATGTTACTAACATTAGGCGAAAGACACACATGGAATTGTTGTATGTCttttgctgcagttttttttttaaagaaaaacacaGCAGTGGGCTTACAAAGCATTGGAGTTTCAGTTAACTATATCTTCACACCCTTTctcttttttcacattttgttaTGTTCTGTCTttgttctaaaataaaaaaacagacaacaatggggcagatttatcaagctgtctgaaagtcagaatattcttagctgcccatggcaaccaatcacagctcccctttaaaatattcatgagcactggtaaaatgaaagctgagctgtagttggttgccatgggcgactaagaatattctgactttcagacagcttgataaatctgccctaatatgtctatagttgaatattggcatgCGGTTCCTAAGCACTAGTTCCAGCAGCATGTTTGTAGCAGTGAGAcgtgtcaatcaggaacaaggaggcaggacagTGCAGTTAACACTGCATATACCGGACCCTAttactatcattggactcacatcaggtgtgATGCATAAAAGTTTACATACTAATTTTTCAACATTGcaaccatggaaaggaaccatttagggataagaataatgctttttaatcatagaacTTAATGAAGTtcttgcaggttctctttaaatctaaTCAGAGAAAAACTTGGGGGCTATAATAATGGTCAATGCTGCTTCGGTGCTTCCGATTTTAGTTTTCCCTTTTCAATACATCTGCAGAAATTTCCAACAGAAATGAAAAGTGAAATAGCCTGAAGACTTTCCCACTGCACTGTATTACGTAAAGAATTACTTTGACTCCTGGCTTTGGTCGATAAACTGCTCCATAAAAGCCAAAGATGATAAATCATAAGCTATCTCTGAGTACATATAAAAGTATGAAATTTTATCCCAGCTCTCTACAGTACTTTGATTACTTTGTTACCTGTTGGTATCATGGTGCCATCTACAGGAAGATAGTCCTGTGCATCAATAGTAATTTCGTGGTCATATATGTCTTCTGACcccttaaaaatgttaaaacaaaaaattaaatcaaaattatatataaataatcaaGATATATTCAAATGAGTTAAAATGTAATATATGGAGGCAATATTGAATAAagtctaccagctcccaaatcaTTTAACAAGTAAAACAACattacgaagacaagattcttaaatatacttacaaTAACAAAATACTGTATTAtctaattcagtgttattaacaaaaatacagcattttacagatataatttcaagctGTATCCATCAGTCCTGGTGGTTTCCCCTGGATCCAACTGTGaaacttctgactatggtcagattcgtcccatgaatagcttctcttgtctgcatactgcagtgctctctgcctcttgcCAGCTCAAACACAGGCACTTCCTCCCAGTAAGcaacagtgtgcagagacttgctcTGCTAGCTAcaagcaagataaggtctttatccaggggaggagtAAGAGGCATATAACAGAACTGACTCTATTTTATAGTTGAGTtaacagagctgagagtgtcattgtattttatatcAGGGATCTCTTCAtctctttgatctgtctcatctttctttttctagGTTTcatatactagtgaatgttcagaagctaaataaaagtttagATACAttcttataatctaagcacacaaAATTTCAAAGCAAAGAGGAAtcgtgaagtgtctgcttagagagtccctgcccacactctggaatcttacactgactagAGTAAAATAacactgagtacaattgtaaagtagggttaaaaattatctttattgtgtaaacatcactaggggattaaaatttgagaactttcatgTACAAACCCCTTGAATTAAGGTAGGCTAATTTCTAACTATCAATGGAGAAATGCagggaggaagaagaaggggatagTGTTTAGTTATTTCATTAAACTCACTTAAAAGGATTGGCCACATACAATAGAGTTTACCAGCGTAAGCACaataccctaatagggtcacccatattgttcTTACCCTAGTAAACTTTCCCTTGTGACATCTAACAGATACTTCCTGAACTATGTTTTCAAAAGGTAGTATATTAAAGCATATTGGTAccatattctatatataatgcacATACCTGTCCTGCCAAATTGAAGTACGAGTGGTTTGTTAGATTGATAGGTGTGGTCTTAGTGGTCCGAGCCTTATAGTTTATAGTAAGCTCACTACCAACGAGTGTGTAGGTCACCTGAACCTTTAATTCACCAGGATATCCTTCTTCTCCATCAGCACTTGTATAGGAGAACTCAACACCATTTTCTATCTCCTTAGGTTTCCAGAGTACCTGCAATATGGTATTCCTGAAATCCTTATGTAATTTCTATCTCATGCTTATTTGATGGCCATACGAGGCCAATACAAACATTTAGAGTTGAaggaaatgtaataaaataagatTTTCCACAGTTAAGGAAACAACTGAATCCCACAAGACTTCACAACAGTTCAATGATAAACAGTAGATTAATTTAGCATCCTGAAAATGAGATGGGACACTAGGACTTACTTCACATACAGTCAGGATTGTGGTGTGAACAGCACCtactataggttttatgtttatattttctTTGTATACCCCTTAGGTAATACAGTACTAAGGAATACAGAAGGATCACCAGTCATACTACGGCCCCCTCTTACCCACTAAGGCCCAACATTACAGGTAACACAAGGGTATAAGTTGTGTATAAGTTTGTCCATTGTACATGGATGTCTGATACTCCTGATTCAGATACATGAATTATTAATTTGATACttgatttaattatttattttcatagCTGTGAATAGGTTACACTTTAATTTAAAAGAAATGTGTCATATTAATCTTTATGGGTGAAGCAATGACAAGGAATAATCAATCTATAGCTTCTATATGATATATTTCTGTTATATTAAAGAATATAGTGTCCTTAGAATTCAGTAAAGGATTAATAAACATATGTTATTTTCAGTTAAAAAAAGCTGTGTCTTGTATACATAAGTTTCATTAATTTCATAGTCCCATATCAATTGTCATTTATTTATGAGCTTTCTTTGACCTTTTCCCATACCACATAACGAAAGACTAAAACTTTGGCTTACTTAATATTCTGCACTAGGACACCCGCCATTCTGATATTGATACCATATCCTAGGGATAGATCATAATTGTATGTTCTTGGAATACCAAGAAAAAATTTAATTCCAGAGCTACGAGCAGTGACTGATGCAGGGGTGGACATACCATTGGATAGAATGCACATTGTAACCCATTCTAACCCCAAAGCCCATTTTCTACTGCGTAGATTGTATGTAAATTCCCGAGTTAGTAGCAGTGTGGAGGGTTTGATTTTTATACTGTGAGAAAGAAGCATGACATAATTTTCTGTAGAGGCAATGAAAAAAATGGACATTGCTTCTTCATTGGAATATGGGTTTCTCAATAGTAATATCAAAATGTGGTTCACTAATGAACATAACCGCAGTGTCAAAATATATGTTCATTACATATTTTTACCTTATCAAAGCCCTTCAGTCCTCCATGGATACTATTTGGCCCATTGTTAATGGGTAACTGGTAATCCTTTCCATCAATGCTAAATTTACCATTGGCAATTCTGTTTGCAACTCGGCCAACTACTGCTCCAAAATAAGGATGCTTGTTTAAGTAACCTGAAAAAAATAACATCTTAAACAAATCCAAACTTGGATATGTAACAATTAATGAGTTTGTAAAAGGTAACTACGATAAATGGATATAGCCAAAAATCAGTAAAAG contains the following coding sequences:
- the GALM gene encoding galactose mutarotase — its product is MTSVTRDVFGNLPGGEMVERFLLESNFVKAEIISFGCIINRLETKDKHGNFTDIVLGFDSLEGYLNKHPYFGAVVGRVANRIANGKFSIDGKDYQLPINNGPNSIHGGLKGFDKVLWKPKEIENGVEFSYTSADGEEGYPGELKVQVTYTLVGSELTINYKARTTKTTPINLTNHSYFNLAGQGSEDIYDHEITIDAQDYLPVDGTMIPTGEVLPVQGTCFDLRMPVDLGSQIAKLKENGFDHNFCLSSEKQQYCTRVHHKPSGRVLTVRTTQPGVQFYTANFLDGSLRGKGGAVYPKHSAFCLETQAWPDAINKPQFPSVLLHPGEEYDQTTWFDFSVQ